One genomic region from Rhodothermales bacterium encodes:
- a CDS encoding esterase family protein yields the protein MLKGVLLRHNDFESDHVGTRNVHVWLPEAYDAGGDPLPVLYMQDGQNLFEPEFSFAGVTWGVAETVSRLIEEEGLPPLIVVGIWNTSKRIPEYMPERPMADWADPRALKRFGTTWGDEPCSDGYLRFMVDELKPFIDDEYNTASDRDSTWLMGSSMGGLISLYALCEYPAVFGAACCLSTSWTVGGRVMIRYLERHLPESGAHRLYFDYGVEAQIARYEALQNAVNRLVRRRKYRRDEDWITRRFPGAAHDEAAWKERVDVPLRFLLERNP from the coding sequence GTGCTGAAGGGTGTCCTGCTAAGGCATAATGACTTCGAATCCGACCACGTCGGGACGCGCAATGTGCACGTATGGCTGCCGGAGGCCTACGATGCGGGTGGCGATCCTCTTCCTGTGCTCTACATGCAGGACGGCCAAAACCTCTTCGAGCCGGAGTTTTCCTTTGCGGGGGTCACCTGGGGCGTGGCGGAAACGGTATCGCGCCTGATTGAGGAAGAAGGCCTGCCGCCGCTGATCGTGGTGGGAATCTGGAATACCTCCAAGCGTATCCCCGAGTACATGCCCGAACGTCCGATGGCGGATTGGGCGGACCCACGCGCGCTTAAACGGTTTGGAACGACGTGGGGAGACGAGCCATGCTCCGACGGCTATCTCCGATTCATGGTCGATGAACTCAAGCCGTTCATTGACGACGAGTACAACACCGCGTCCGACAGGGACAGCACATGGCTGATGGGGTCATCGATGGGCGGACTGATCTCCCTCTATGCTCTCTGCGAATACCCGGCCGTATTCGGCGCGGCATGTTGCCTTTCCACGAGTTGGACCGTCGGCGGACGGGTGATGATTCGCTATCTGGAGCGACATTTGCCTGAGAGCGGAGCCCATCGCCTGTATTTCGATTATGGCGTGGAGGCCCAGATTGCGCGCTACGAGGCCCTGCAGAACGCTGTCAACAGGCTGGTTCGAAGGCGCAAGTATCGGCGGGATGAGGACTGGATCACCCGGCGTTTCCCAGGAGCTGCGCACGACGAGGCTGCCTGGAAGGAGCGGGTGGACGTGCCGTTGAGATTTCTTCTG